The Allocoprobacillus halotolerans nucleotide sequence TCTTGAATAACTATCTTTAATATTTCGGTAACAATACTTTTAATATTCTGAAAAGAATAATTTCCTGCTCGATCATATCTTGCAATTAAATCCAAATGTCCTAAAACACTATAATCTTTATATTGTGTTATGACATTCAGTATTTCTTGGTAATATCTTAAATTATATTCTTGTTGTGTTTTTCCTCTTTGAAAATCTTGGGTCCAAAACTCTTTATCTTCCACTTGATGACATGAAAGTATAATAAAATCAAAATCATATTGATTAAATAGTTTTTGAAATAATGGAATGGTATGTGTCTGAATTCCAAATTCCATTCCCTGTTTAATTGTTATTTGAGAATATATTTTTCTTAATCGTTCAATTTCTTTAAAATAATGAGAATAGTGTACATTCAAAGGAGCAAATTCATGTCCTTGAGAAAGTTTTAAAATTTCATCTTTTGTTAAGAATTCTTGATCAACTTTAATGCCATAATCAACATGATCAGTAAAACATATTTCATTCATATTCATTCTTATGGCATCTTTTATAACATCTTCCATAACATATTCACTATCATCACTAAAATGTGTATGTACATGATAATCACAAAACATTTTATTTTCCTCCTTTCATTTGTGAACATAAAACCATTTGTCCTAGTAGGATATACTCTAATACATTATCAATTTTAATTATTTCTGGAATAAATGTACAAGGTATACTTTTTTCAATTTCTTTTTTTAATTCATCTTCGTGAGTAATTAAATCACTAAATAATATAATTGCTTGAGGATCAATAATACACATTGCA carries:
- a CDS encoding histidinol-phosphatase HisJ family protein; amino-acid sequence: MFCDYHVHTHFSDDSEYVMEDVIKDAIRMNMNEICFTDHVDYGIKVDQEFLTKDEILKLSQGHEFAPLNVHYSHYFKEIERLRKIYSQITIKQGMEFGIQTHTIPLFQKLFNQYDFDFIILSCHQVEDKEFWTQDFQRGKTQQEYNLRYYQEILNVITQYKDYSVLGHLDLIARYDRAGNYSFQNIKSIVTEILKIVIQEGKGIEINTSSYRYNLKDLTPSRDILKLYKELGGKIITIGSDSHKKEHLGAYIKETKKELKTLGFEYYCTFKNMEPIFHKL